One window from the genome of Engraulis encrasicolus isolate BLACKSEA-1 chromosome 16, IST_EnEncr_1.0, whole genome shotgun sequence encodes:
- the LOC134466015 gene encoding uncharacterized protein LOC134466015: MKSLRVAILLLWLSLVVITADDVIKPKNEGFNPEQPCQPDIHMVLREVSVQIAEQQVELRQTKEQLQAVEKRAEAVESRLRASEKTVEEQRVAIKELREKQKEQASTVVAVGGRLEELRRDREASRVSFSAALGDGYYGPLDVTTPLIFTNVITNVGNAYNVNTGVFTAPVRGVYHFVLFVFGDASSSTPTGASLHHNGKHVVVAYAVQVNPKHVNPANGASLLLEVGDVILVKLWHGAQVRDTEDRHTTFSGHLLFTLR; encoded by the exons ATGAAGTCTCTTAGAGTTGCGATTTTATTGCTGTGGTTAAGTCTGGTTGTAATCACAGCAGACGATGTAATAAAACCCAAGAATGAGGGTTTCAACCCTGAACAACCCTGCCAGCCTGACATCCACATGGTGCTGAGAGAAGTGAGTGTCCAGATAGCAGAGCAGCAAGTGGAGCTCAGACAAACCAAAGAACAACTGCAGGCGGTGGAGAAGAGGGCAGAGGCCGTGGAGAGCAGATTGAGAGCCAGTGAGAAGACGGTGGAGGAGCAGAGAGTTGCTATCAAGGAGCTGAGGGAGAAGCAAAAGGAGCAGGCATCAACTGTGGTAGCAGTAGGAGGCCGGTTGGAGGAGCTTAGAAGGGACAGAGAGGCCAGCAGGGTGTCTTTCTCCGCAGCACTAGGGGATGGATACTATGGACCGCTCGATGTCACCACCCCCCTCATTTTCACAAATGTCATCACCAATGTCGGAAATGCTTACAATGTaaacacag GTGTGTTCACAGCCCCAGTGCGAGGCGTCTACCACTTTGTCCTCTTTGTGTTTGGAGATGCCAGTTCATCGACCCCAACAGGGGCCTCACTACATCACAATGGCAAACACGTCGTCGTTGCATATGCTGTCCAGGTGAATCCCAAACATGTTAATCCCGCCAACGGGGCGTCTCTGCTGCTGGAGGTGGGAGATGTTATCCTAGTGAAGCTGTGGCACGGAGCCCAGGTGAGGGACACCGAAGATCGCCACACCACCTTCTCTGGACACCTCCTCTTCACCTTGAGATGA